In Sporomusaceae bacterium FL31, one genomic interval encodes:
- the iscS_2 gene encoding cysteine desulfurase IscS has product MKLIYFDHAATSPVHMEVAEIIKQYLTTCYGNPSSIYRLGYEAREAVDDARTKVASLIGASPNEIIFTSGGTEADNLAISGIAFANQHKGNHIITSSIEHHAVMHTCSFLETQGFHVTYLPVDKYGMVRIDDLKQVITDKTILISIMFANNEVGTIQPIKDIGAIAKERNIYFHTDAVGAIGSYPIDVNTYAIDLLTLSGHKIHAPKGIGALYIRNGVKIQPIQHGGAHERAMRAGTENVPGIVGLGKACELAQRDMNKKITHLSYLRDKLIREITANISDVKLNGHPTNRTPGNANFSFSFIEGESLLLNLDLKGIAASSGSACSSGALNPSHVLLAMGLSHETAHGSLRITLGIDNTEAEIDYFVKVAKDIVYKLRSMSPLYNQSSSNT; this is encoded by the coding sequence ATGAAGCTAATTTATTTTGACCATGCAGCGACTTCTCCAGTTCATATGGAAGTAGCTGAGATAATTAAACAATATCTCACAACTTGCTATGGCAATCCTTCAAGCATTTACAGATTAGGCTACGAAGCCCGAGAAGCTGTTGATGATGCACGAACAAAGGTTGCAAGCCTTATTGGAGCATCTCCCAATGAAATCATCTTTACCAGCGGTGGTACGGAAGCTGATAACCTTGCAATTTCGGGTATTGCTTTTGCTAATCAGCATAAAGGTAACCACATCATTACATCTTCCATCGAACACCATGCCGTAATGCATACTTGTAGTTTTTTAGAGACTCAAGGATTTCATGTCACGTACCTACCGGTAGATAAATATGGCATGGTACGAATCGATGATTTAAAGCAAGTAATTACAGATAAAACTATTTTAATTAGTATTATGTTTGCCAATAACGAAGTTGGTACAATTCAGCCAATCAAGGATATAGGCGCTATAGCTAAAGAGCGCAATATTTACTTTCATACTGATGCGGTTGGAGCAATCGGGAGTTATCCTATAGACGTTAACACCTATGCTATTGACTTATTGACTCTATCTGGCCATAAAATTCATGCACCTAAAGGAATCGGGGCCCTTTACATCCGAAATGGTGTTAAAATTCAACCGATACAGCATGGTGGCGCTCATGAACGTGCTATGAGAGCTGGAACTGAAAATGTTCCTGGAATAGTTGGACTAGGCAAAGCTTGTGAGCTAGCTCAACGTGACATGAATAAAAAAATCACCCACTTATCCTATTTGCGCGATAAACTAATCAGAGAAATTACGGCTAATATTTCTGATGTAAAACTAAATGGACATCCAACAAACCGCACTCCAGGTAATGCAAATTTCAGTTTTTCGTTTATTGAGGGTGAATCACTTCTGCTTAATCTTGACTTAAAGGGAATTGCCGCTTCAAGTGGTTCAGCTTGTTCATCGGGTGCTTTGAATCCATCCCATGTGCTTTTAGCAATGGGATTGTCACACGAGACTGCTCATGGATCATTGAGAATTACTTTAGGCATTGACAATACAGAAGCAGAAATAGATTATTTTGTTAAAGTAGCAAAAGATATAGTATATAAACTACGCAGCATGTCACCACTATATAATCAATCATCATCAAATACTTAG
- the bchI_3 gene encoding magnesium-chelatase 38 kDa subunit produces the protein MRSYYDLISHEGNQSLFKAIEMSIAAQVNHYPLHFHVEGLRGTGKTTIIRAAKSILPPIIRIKGCCYNCHPTSPHCPEHRYLSSIDVQKLGTEIVPRPFLEISHSAKIGTVVGSIDLGKLTDSNNPAAALLPGTIPRAHRGIIFIDEINRLADTSPELADMLLDLMGTKPGRVQIEETGLATVELPLSVSIWAASNPDEDPGPLQQIRKQLSDRFDLNVYMGRPQKIDTVRNILIQKNNYSNKKEKHQELQVGDLREIVIHPHITDILAGIYIEFGIESLRAVEALELAAKLLSLQTGRKSVTIADISQIVPLVLSHRVDAGTIEKILVYLRNLELQNEKEPCKTKSMIQVELKKTSPKYSWVKSFWENVRKKLSTNRGGLSGNHSADNDNNQSSGQSTLNCPSSNSIAPPKRATPLEELPNEKIISVDTK, from the coding sequence ATGCGTTCGTATTATGATCTTATTAGCCACGAAGGGAATCAATCGTTGTTTAAAGCCATCGAGATGTCAATTGCAGCACAAGTCAACCATTACCCCTTGCATTTTCATGTTGAAGGATTACGTGGTACAGGTAAAACAACCATAATACGGGCAGCAAAGTCCATTTTACCACCAATCATTCGAATTAAAGGGTGCTGTTATAATTGTCATCCGACATCACCTCACTGCCCAGAGCATAGGTATTTATCATCAATCGATGTTCAAAAATTAGGCACTGAAATAGTGCCGCGACCGTTTCTAGAGATATCACATTCAGCTAAAATTGGGACAGTCGTTGGGAGTATTGATTTAGGAAAACTTACTGACTCTAATAATCCCGCAGCAGCTCTGTTACCTGGGACAATACCGAGAGCGCATCGGGGAATTATATTTATTGACGAAATAAATCGTTTGGCCGATACTTCACCAGAGTTAGCCGACATGTTATTAGATCTCATGGGGACTAAGCCAGGAAGGGTTCAGATCGAAGAAACTGGCCTTGCCACCGTTGAATTACCATTATCGGTCAGTATTTGGGCTGCTTCAAATCCAGATGAAGATCCTGGGCCCTTACAACAAATCCGCAAACAGTTATCTGATCGCTTTGACTTAAATGTCTACATGGGCAGGCCGCAGAAGATTGATACTGTGCGCAATATTTTGATTCAAAAGAATAATTATAGTAACAAAAAAGAAAAGCATCAGGAACTGCAAGTTGGTGATTTACGGGAAATAGTTATTCATCCTCATATTACAGATATATTGGCGGGTATTTATATTGAATTTGGAATAGAAAGTCTTCGGGCAGTCGAGGCATTAGAATTAGCAGCTAAACTACTTTCGTTGCAAACTGGCCGAAAGAGTGTAACCATTGCAGATATTTCGCAAATTGTTCCGTTAGTTTTAAGTCATCGGGTAGATGCAGGTACTATAGAAAAAATCCTTGTCTATTTACGTAATCTTGAATTGCAAAACGAGAAAGAACCTTGCAAAACTAAGTCAATGATACAAGTTGAGTTAAAGAAAACATCACCCAAGTACTCCTGGGTGAAAAGTTTCTGGGAAAATGTTCGTAAAAAATTGTCGACAAACCGTGGTGGTTTGTCAGGAAACCATTCAGCTGACAACGATAATAATCAGAGTTCCGGTCAGTCAACATTAAATTGCCCTTCCAGTAATTCGATTGCTCCACCAAAACGGGCAACGCCATTGGAAGAGCTGCCAAATGAAAAAATCATATCGGTTGATACGAAGTAA
- the dhmA gene encoding haloalkane dehalogenase, which translates to MNSSDEKIIGLDHLVKIGGELELYVWEKYQESPANKPIVILAHGSATAGKESFDLQVPGYPSISFMDYLASEGFDVFAPDIRGFGRSTHPEGHITTAEASEDLNAIVDYVIKLRGVDKINLLCWSWGTQYGGMFIMANPNKVNKYISYAQMHFDSPDLAKRRPKLDMFRKNSYIKIPEAGWGLRFYSMTPSEANYSKVVEFYAKVAAQIEERTPTGPQIDMVTMIPMVNPRLISVPTMIIYGEHDDVSDLDGLLPFFKQLPNSYKKYVVIPDAGHMMHLQKGHLIFQQEVKDFLKGL; encoded by the coding sequence ATGAATTCTAGCGACGAAAAAATTATTGGCTTAGATCATTTAGTCAAAATTGGTGGTGAGCTTGAATTATACGTATGGGAAAAATATCAGGAAAGTCCAGCTAATAAGCCTATTGTTATCTTAGCGCATGGGTCAGCAACTGCCGGCAAAGAGAGCTTTGATCTTCAAGTTCCGGGATATCCATCCATCAGTTTCATGGATTATCTAGCCAGTGAAGGATTTGATGTTTTTGCTCCAGATATTAGAGGCTTTGGTAGGTCTACTCATCCAGAAGGTCATATAACGACTGCTGAAGCCAGTGAGGACCTTAATGCTATTGTCGATTATGTTATTAAATTAAGAGGCGTAGATAAGATCAACTTATTATGCTGGTCATGGGGAACCCAATATGGCGGGATGTTTATTATGGCTAATCCAAACAAAGTAAACAAATATATTAGTTATGCACAAATGCATTTTGATAGTCCAGATCTTGCCAAGCGTAGGCCTAAACTAGATATGTTCAGAAAAAATTCCTATATTAAAATACCTGAAGCGGGATGGGGCTTGCGGTTTTACTCTATGACTCCAAGTGAAGCAAATTATTCTAAAGTCGTAGAGTTTTATGCAAAAGTTGCAGCGCAAATAGAAGAAAGGACTCCTACGGGCCCACAAATTGATATGGTAACAATGATACCAATGGTTAACCCTCGTCTTATATCAGTTCCTACAATGATTATTTATGGTGAACATGATGATGTATCTGATCTTGATGGATTGCTGCCATTTTTCAAGCAGCTTCCTAATTCATATAAAAAGTATGTTGTTATTCCTGACGCTGGCCATATGATGCATCTGCAGAAAGGTCATTTAATCTTTCAACAGGAAGTGAAAGACTTCTTAAAAGGTCTGTAA
- a CDS encoding transcriptional regulator encodes MKQLAAIFKALGDETRLEIVKMLIGKQLCVCDILAAFDNKSQPAISHHLKILKYAGIVTDTRDGKWIFYQINHSSLKDVQEFIQAIAVSEGKSERVHPCND; translated from the coding sequence ATGAAACAACTAGCGGCAATCTTTAAGGCGCTCGGAGACGAGACACGACTTGAAATTGTTAAAATGTTAATAGGGAAACAATTATGTGTATGCGATATCCTTGCCGCCTTTGATAATAAATCCCAGCCAGCGATATCGCACCACCTGAAAATTTTAAAGTATGCCGGTATAGTGACTGATACTCGTGATGGAAAGTGGATTTTTTATCAAATAAATCACAGTTCACTGAAAGACGTGCAAGAATTTATACAGGCTATTGCAGTTAGCGAAGGTAAATCTGAGCGGGTACATCCTTGTAATGATTAA
- the sigW_1 gene encoding ECF RNA polymerase sigma factor SigW, giving the protein METNSREFEQIYSDYQPKVHRYLTRLVGAKEAEDLTQEVFLKISKALSEFRNDAQLSTWIYKIATNTAIDRIRMVSFKQTNHNQLNEDFEEIVKSVSGGQLVDQQVVRNEMNECINAYIETLPEKYRTILILSEIEGLKNQEIAEITDLNIGTVKIRLHRAKEKIKQILLEKCNFYQTSCCGKLACEPIGPIPKRNNQ; this is encoded by the coding sequence GTGGAAACTAATTCTCGGGAATTTGAACAAATTTATAGCGATTATCAACCTAAAGTACATCGATATTTAACTAGGCTAGTAGGGGCTAAAGAAGCAGAAGATCTAACCCAGGAGGTTTTTCTGAAAATAAGTAAAGCATTATCTGAATTTAGAAATGATGCGCAACTATCAACATGGATTTATAAGATTGCTACTAACACAGCCATTGATCGGATCAGAATGGTCAGTTTTAAGCAAACAAATCATAATCAATTGAATGAGGATTTTGAAGAAATAGTGAAGTCAGTCTCGGGAGGGCAATTAGTAGACCAGCAGGTTGTACGAAATGAAATGAATGAATGTATTAATGCTTATATTGAGACTCTACCAGAGAAATATAGAACTATTTTGATTTTGAGTGAAATTGAAGGGCTAAAGAATCAAGAGATTGCTGAAATAACGGATTTGAATATAGGTACAGTAAAAATACGGCTGCATCGTGCAAAGGAAAAAATCAAGCAAATCCTTTTGGAAAAATGCAATTTTTATCAAACCTCTTGCTGTGGTAAATTGGCTTGTGAGCCAATAGGTCCTATTCCCAAGCGGAACAATCAATGA
- a CDS encoding transposase, with translation MQNVLVVNSLIEQLEADAKRIYRIVWIDEGNIVAYLMDMSKDNNGFPELKRINDLKWDIYMEKSKLMSTDPYIKVLDDDEISSDAKKRRDKNYEIIANLVKSIPDIFDRNKRGKLVKEAAVIHGTSINTINSLLRRYWRRGQNIDAVAPDYDARGGKNKPKSSGTKKRGRPSILNSGINVDDVVENQFRIVYKKYFLEGYSLTATYGMLLRDFYSKDVRYDEKGKHWVILDDIGNCPTRAQFVWWRKKNQDYELEIRKRKGNKAYETKYRPLLGSSTVGSDGPGSRFQIDATVGDVYLISKFNRNWIIGRPVIYIVIDVFSRMIVGYYVGLEGPSWLGAIMALVNVSESKAKYCEAYSEYSSRLKISEDDWPCHYLPSKLVSDRGEIAGKMIQPYLEKMEIKNEIAAPYRPDWKGIVENHFNLLNQKIKPIVPGTFDRNLLDSRIGPEYRLDAKLTIDEFRAIVLLCILHHNNRRIDAYPLDEEMVSDNVQPIPVDLWRWGMKNRGGSLKSYPQDIVKLTLLPKDTANITNKGIIFKNIRYTCDRAIKENWYAKPAATKKAQKIKICYDPRNLNYIYIPREDYRGFDVCRQIEHQSQYKDKSIEDLIYWQEQQRLNKAQGARKQFQETIDLHTGINQIVDQALKVSVSPNEASKAERLRNIRINRKAEKEIIRHEEAFNLSGDKIIAPELNNVMTYGDEDEDHDQIEFFARKQKELKDARR, from the coding sequence ATGCAAAATGTTTTAGTAGTAAATAGCCTCATTGAACAGTTAGAAGCAGATGCCAAAAGAATATATAGAATTGTTTGGATTGATGAAGGTAATATTGTAGCTTATTTAATGGATATGTCCAAAGATAATAATGGATTTCCAGAACTGAAACGTATAAATGATCTCAAATGGGATATCTATATGGAAAAATCGAAACTGATGTCTACTGATCCTTACATCAAAGTTTTGGATGATGATGAAATTTCATCAGATGCTAAAAAAAGACGTGATAAGAATTACGAAATTATAGCCAATCTTGTGAAGAGTATTCCAGATATTTTTGATAGAAATAAACGGGGAAAACTAGTAAAAGAGGCAGCCGTTATTCATGGAACTTCAATAAACACCATTAATTCCTTATTACGTAGATATTGGCGTAGAGGGCAGAACATAGATGCTGTGGCTCCTGATTATGATGCGCGAGGTGGAAAAAATAAGCCTAAAAGCTCAGGAACTAAAAAACGTGGACGGCCAAGTATTCTTAATTCTGGAATAAATGTTGATGATGTAGTTGAAAATCAATTTCGTATTGTTTATAAAAAGTATTTTCTAGAGGGTTATTCTCTTACAGCTACTTACGGGATGTTGCTTCGCGATTTTTATAGTAAAGATGTTCGGTATGACGAAAAAGGAAAGCACTGGGTAATCCTTGATGACATTGGTAATTGCCCTACACGTGCACAATTTGTGTGGTGGCGAAAGAAAAATCAAGACTACGAACTAGAAATTAGAAAAAGAAAAGGCAACAAAGCTTACGAAACAAAGTATAGGCCACTTTTAGGATCTTCAACTGTAGGAAGCGATGGGCCGGGATCTCGGTTTCAAATCGATGCAACCGTTGGAGATGTATATCTTATCTCTAAATTTAACCGTAATTGGATTATCGGCCGACCAGTGATTTATATTGTGATAGATGTTTTTAGCCGGATGATTGTTGGCTATTATGTTGGTCTTGAAGGGCCATCGTGGCTTGGCGCAATAATGGCGTTAGTGAACGTAAGTGAAAGTAAGGCTAAATACTGTGAAGCTTATTCAGAGTATAGTTCGCGGCTAAAAATTAGTGAAGATGATTGGCCATGTCATTATTTGCCCTCTAAACTTGTGAGTGATAGGGGAGAAATTGCAGGAAAAATGATCCAACCATACCTGGAAAAAATGGAGATAAAAAATGAAATAGCAGCACCGTATCGACCAGATTGGAAAGGGATTGTAGAAAATCATTTTAATTTGTTAAATCAAAAGATAAAGCCAATAGTTCCTGGTACATTTGATAGAAATCTATTAGATTCTAGGATTGGACCTGAATATCGATTAGACGCTAAGCTTACCATTGATGAATTCCGTGCTATTGTCCTTCTGTGTATTTTACATCATAATAACCGGAGGATAGATGCCTACCCACTTGATGAGGAAATGGTATCCGATAATGTACAACCCATACCGGTTGACCTATGGCGATGGGGCATGAAGAATCGCGGTGGTAGCTTGAAGAGTTATCCACAGGATATTGTGAAACTCACTTTGTTACCGAAAGATACTGCAAATATCACGAATAAGGGGATAATTTTTAAAAACATTCGATACACATGCGATAGAGCTATTAAGGAAAACTGGTATGCCAAACCAGCAGCGACAAAAAAAGCACAGAAAATAAAAATCTGTTATGATCCTCGCAACTTAAATTACATTTACATTCCGAGGGAGGATTACAGAGGCTTTGATGTATGTAGGCAAATTGAACATCAGAGCCAGTATAAGGATAAGAGCATTGAGGATTTAATTTATTGGCAGGAACAACAGCGCTTAAATAAAGCTCAAGGAGCAAGGAAACAATTTCAGGAAACTATTGATTTGCATACTGGTATAAATCAAATCGTAGATCAGGCATTAAAGGTGTCAGTATCTCCAAATGAAGCCAGTAAGGCAGAGCGTCTTCGGAACATTCGCATTAACCGGAAAGCTGAGAAAGAGATAATTCGGCATGAAGAAGCTTTTAATCTTAGTGGCGATAAAATTATTGCTCCAGAACTAAACAATGTTATGACATATGGTGATGAGGATGAAGATCACGATCAAATAGAGTTTTTTGCTAGAAAGCAGAAGGAGCTAAAGGATGCAAGGAGATAA
- the glpF3 gene encoding glycerol uptake facilitator protein, with the protein MSTPFLGEFLGVATLIVFGGGVVANTVLKKSKAEGAGWVNIVTGWMIGVLAGVFVAIACGAPQADINPAVTFAKLLNGVYQTSDAILIMLSQIAGGFFGGCITWLFFRGHWEVTDNAGLKLAVFCTAPAIRNYTQNLICEIIATVVLVFVIFAMFSKNVGAMAPGFGPYMVAVLVWGLGASLGGTTGYAMNPARDLGPRLAHAFCPIHGKGNSDWSYSWVPVVGPMIGGGIAYFLAKALAIL; encoded by the coding sequence ATGTCAACTCCGTTCCTGGGAGAATTTCTTGGTGTCGCTACGTTGATAGTGTTTGGTGGTGGCGTAGTAGCAAACACGGTTTTGAAAAAATCAAAGGCTGAAGGTGCGGGCTGGGTAAACATTGTTACAGGGTGGATGATAGGCGTATTGGCAGGGGTCTTTGTTGCTATAGCTTGTGGAGCACCACAAGCTGATATTAACCCAGCAGTTACATTTGCAAAACTTTTAAACGGTGTGTACCAAACCTCGGATGCAATTCTCATCATGCTGTCTCAAATTGCTGGTGGATTTTTTGGTGGTTGTATAACTTGGTTGTTCTTCCGCGGACACTGGGAAGTAACTGACAATGCCGGATTAAAATTGGCAGTTTTTTGTACAGCTCCCGCAATTCGCAATTACACCCAGAATTTAATTTGTGAAATAATAGCTACAGTAGTTTTGGTGTTTGTCATTTTTGCAATGTTTTCCAAGAACGTAGGTGCTATGGCTCCTGGTTTTGGACCCTATATGGTCGCTGTGTTGGTTTGGGGTTTAGGTGCAAGTTTAGGCGGTACTACTGGATATGCAATGAATCCGGCGCGTGACCTTGGACCTCGTTTGGCACATGCATTTTGTCCTATACATGGTAAAGGAAACTCAGATTGGTCGTATTCGTGGGTTCCAGTAGTAGGCCCAATGATTGGCGGGGGTATAGCCTATTTCTTAGCAAAAGCACTGGCTATTCTTTAA
- a CDS encoding transposase: MGRDYSWNEKKYNKFIKEKRGLGEGVSYRPWIEVTDVPSIGRETRCIGWKTGGRLHHFMSDIETNFFYLLEWSKNVVDIREQFPLLEYKETMEIAQEAGIKHPVSKEDGFPYILTTDFLITVVLDGKKRNIARTIKKTLDLEKSNVIEKFEIERRYWLARGVDWGIVTEKDIPWNITSNVDLIHDNYHLKIGDLTHDDLSYYCNMIKHQIQASNTQIRYICQSFDKENNLISGSGINIVKYLIARKEVAVNMEMKIRFNAPTSDFIVINGVSNDAKCFSSK, encoded by the coding sequence ATGGGGCGGGATTATTCGTGGAATGAAAAGAAATATAATAAGTTTATAAAGGAAAAGCGCGGTTTGGGTGAAGGGGTCAGCTATAGACCTTGGATCGAGGTAACCGATGTTCCCTCGATAGGGAGGGAAACTAGGTGTATAGGATGGAAAACTGGTGGTAGATTACACCATTTTATGTCAGATATTGAGACAAATTTCTTTTACTTACTTGAATGGTCCAAAAATGTTGTTGATATTCGGGAGCAATTTCCTCTGCTAGAATACAAAGAGACGATGGAGATTGCTCAGGAAGCTGGTATTAAGCATCCTGTTTCTAAAGAAGACGGCTTTCCGTACATTTTAACAACAGACTTCTTAATAACAGTAGTATTGGATGGCAAAAAGAGAAATATTGCAAGAACGATTAAAAAGACTCTTGATCTTGAAAAGTCTAATGTTATTGAAAAGTTTGAAATAGAGCGGCGTTACTGGTTAGCGAGAGGTGTAGATTGGGGTATTGTAACAGAAAAAGACATCCCTTGGAATATTACTTCTAACGTAGATCTTATACATGATAATTATCATTTAAAAATTGGAGATCTAACTCACGATGATCTTAGCTATTATTGCAACATGATAAAACATCAGATTCAAGCAAGTAATACTCAAATACGTTACATCTGTCAGTCATTTGATAAGGAGAATAATCTTATTTCTGGAAGCGGGATCAATATAGTTAAGTACCTAATTGCTCGTAAAGAAGTAGCTGTTAACATGGAAATGAAAATTAGGTTCAATGCACCAACCTCTGATTTTATTGTAATTAACGGAGTGAGCAATGATGCAAAATGTTTTAGTAGTAAATAG
- the arsC_3 gene encoding arsenate reductase (thioredoxin) yields the protein MNVKERVLFLCTHNAARSQMAEAFLRSLYADKYQAFSAGTEPTSVNPYVVKVMDEIGIDLSAHQSKSIAEFNKTNFHHVVTLCDKAKEMCSFYYGYKTYEESFPDPSELKGSDAEILEQLRVIRDKIKDYVIKTFGNK from the coding sequence ATGAACGTAAAGGAAAGGGTACTGTTTCTTTGTACTCATAATGCTGCACGGTCACAAATGGCAGAAGCATTTTTGCGATCATTATATGCAGATAAGTATCAGGCTTTCAGTGCTGGAACAGAACCTACATCAGTTAATCCTTATGTAGTGAAAGTCATGGACGAAATAGGGATTGACCTTTCTGCTCATCAATCAAAATCTATTGCTGAGTTTAACAAAACAAATTTTCATCACGTAGTTACTTTATGTGATAAAGCCAAAGAAATGTGTTCTTTCTATTACGGCTATAAGACTTATGAAGAAAGTTTTCCGGACCCATCTGAGCTTAAGGGATCTGATGCAGAAATTCTTGAGCAGCTTCGTGTTATTAGGGACAAAATCAAAGACTATGTCATTAAAACCTTTGGTAATAAGTAG
- the arsB_2 gene encoding arsenical-resistance protein, which translates to MAINEKRLDFFERYLTLWVFLCIGIGIVFGKLFPGLVTTLSQMEISHVNLPIAILIWLMIYPMMLKIDFSAILKVGNKPTGLLITLFVNWLVKPFSMALLGWIFFKYLFIGWIGEDLANEYMAGAIILAAAPCTAMVFVWSYLTDGDPAYTLVQVAINDLIMLVLFAPIVMLLLGISNIVVPKDVLIMSVLLYIVIPLVAGYFSRKILLASKGEEWFNNKFLAPLKPVTMIALLATLIIIFAFQGEVILSNWFNIILIAIPITIQVYFNSGLAYGLARYFKVPHNIAAPGALIGASNFFELAVAVAISLFGLKSGATLATVVGVLVEVPVMLSVCNYCNRTRHWFDFSEKVVVKEEDKS; encoded by the coding sequence ATGGCGATTAATGAAAAACGCCTTGATTTCTTTGAAAGATATTTAACTTTGTGGGTATTCTTATGCATTGGTATTGGAATAGTTTTCGGCAAATTGTTTCCTGGTCTTGTTACAACTTTAAGCCAAATGGAAATTAGTCATGTGAATTTACCGATAGCTATTTTAATTTGGTTAATGATTTACCCCATGATGTTAAAAATTGATTTCTCAGCTATTTTAAAAGTTGGAAATAAACCAACTGGACTACTTATTACTTTATTTGTTAATTGGCTGGTTAAACCGTTCAGTATGGCACTTTTAGGTTGGATCTTTTTTAAATATTTGTTTATCGGGTGGATTGGCGAAGACCTAGCAAATGAGTATATGGCAGGTGCTATTATTTTAGCGGCAGCCCCTTGTACTGCTATGGTGTTTGTTTGGAGCTATCTTACTGATGGCGATCCGGCCTATACATTAGTGCAAGTTGCTATAAATGATTTAATTATGTTAGTTCTTTTCGCACCGATTGTGATGCTGCTATTAGGGATATCTAATATTGTAGTACCTAAAGATGTACTTATTATGTCAGTACTTCTCTATATTGTGATTCCACTTGTAGCAGGGTATTTTAGCAGAAAAATCCTGCTTGCTTCCAAAGGGGAAGAATGGTTTAATAATAAATTCTTAGCCCCATTAAAGCCAGTTACGATGATTGCGTTATTGGCCACATTGATTATTATTTTTGCCTTCCAAGGTGAAGTCATTTTAAGTAATTGGTTCAATATCATTTTGATCGCGATACCGATTACAATACAAGTTTACTTTAACTCAGGGTTGGCATACGGGTTGGCTAGATATTTCAAAGTCCCACATAACATTGCGGCACCAGGAGCATTAATCGGTGCAAGTAATTTCTTCGAATTGGCAGTCGCAGTTGCAATTTCTCTGTTCGGTCTAAAATCTGGTGCGACATTGGCTACTGTGGTAGGAGTCTTAGTCGAAGTGCCTGTCATGCTTTCGGTATGTAATTATTGCAATCGAACTCGTCATTGGTTTGACTTTAGTGAAAAAGTCGTAGTCAAAGAAGAAGATAAATCATAG
- the arsC_2 gene encoding protein ArsC — MKIKKVLFLCTHNSARSQMAEGLLRSMYGDKYEVFSAGTEVTKVNPFVAMSMAQIGIDLSSHRSKSIEEFKNQDIDIVVTVCDNAKEACPFFAGAKEIIHQSFSDPSQFKGTEEEILIQVAAVRDEIKTWIEQRFNK; from the coding sequence ATGAAAATAAAGAAAGTGCTATTTCTTTGTACGCATAACTCAGCACGTTCTCAAATGGCTGAAGGGTTGCTGCGTTCAATGTATGGAGATAAATATGAAGTATTTAGTGCTGGTACAGAGGTGACTAAGGTTAATCCTTTTGTGGCTATGTCCATGGCCCAGATCGGCATTGACTTGTCGAGTCACCGATCTAAAAGTATCGAAGAGTTTAAAAATCAAGATATTGATATCGTAGTAACCGTTTGCGATAATGCAAAAGAAGCTTGCCCGTTTTTTGCGGGAGCTAAAGAGATTATTCATCAAAGTTTCTCAGATCCATCGCAATTTAAGGGGACTGAAGAAGAAATATTAATCCAAGTTGCTGCGGTTCGTGATGAAATTAAAACCTGGATTGAACAGAGATTTAATAAATAA